The Vicia villosa cultivar HV-30 ecotype Madison, WI linkage group LG1, Vvil1.0, whole genome shotgun sequence genome includes a region encoding these proteins:
- the LOC131622554 gene encoding protein DOG1-like 4, whose product MSLSHLAMRQIHANALLITFFIFRVFLLSFHLFFFLHLLFLSSHHKTTHYPIHNNRNKQHMLEMKKSFSEFYEKWISKLEEIHHQLLKASKREMVMNEQELQALVSKVTTHLKEYYTVKWNAAHEDVVVFFSPTWVTPLENASLWITGWKPSTVFRVLEKFDMSDEEKKKIEGLKMKTKMEEEKVEGEMERQQVAMADLKMVKLAKISCRGRKDDARVDGLVDVALNGVFGGLEKVMKSSDCVRLKTVKGVLDVLSPIQSVHFLAAHIGMQLRLRQLGMNKITQKDP is encoded by the coding sequence ATGTCTCTCTCACATCTTGCAATGCGTCAAATACATGCAAATGCATTGCTCATTACTTTCTTTATCTTTCGTGTCTTTCTCTTATCTTTCCATCTGTTCTTTTTCCTTCAcctcctttttctttcttctcacCATAAAACCACACACTATCCCATACACAACAACAGAAACAAACAACATATGCTAGAAATGAAGAAGAGTTTCTCTGAATTCTACGAGAAATGGATTTCAAAGCTAGAGGAAATTCACCACCAGCTTCTCAAAGCATCAAAAAGAGAGATGGTGATGAATGAACAAGAGCTTCAAGCACTGGTTTCAAAAGTCACTACTCATTTGAAAGAATACTACACTGTGAAATGGAATGCAGCACATGAAGATGTTGTTGTTTTCTTTTCACCAACATGGGTTACTCCATTGGAAAACGCTTCCCTCTGGATAACCGGGTGGAAACCGTCTACAGTCTTTCGCGTCCTCGAGAAGTTTGACATGTCAgatgaagagaagaagaagatagagGGACTGAAAATGAAGACAAAGATGGAGGAAGAAAAGGTGGAGGGAGAGATGGAGAGGCAGCAAGTGGCTATGGCTGATTTGAAGATGGTGAAGCTGGCGAAAATATCATGCAGAGGTAGGAAAGATGATGCAAGAGTTGATGGGTTGGTTGATGTGGCTTTGAATGGAGTCTTTGGTGGTTTGGAGAAAGTAATGAAAAGCTCTGATTGTGTTAGACTTAAGACAGTTAAAGGGGTTTTGGATGTTCTTAGTCCAATTCAGTCTGTTCATTTTTTGGCAGCACATATTGGTATGCAATTAAGGTTGAGGCAACTTGGGATGAACAAGATCACTCAGAAGGATCCATAG